The Lysobacter enzymogenes genome window below encodes:
- a CDS encoding NAD(P)/FAD-dependent oxidoreductase has translation MRIAVVGSGIAGLASAWLLHREHEVVLFERDPRLGGHTDTHDVRLHGRDYRVDTGFIVFNPIHYPLLSRLFEELGVASRPTTMSFSVQCQRSGLEYNATDLDSLFCQRRNLLSPRFWGMVRDLTRFYRHAPELLEQSGPGPSLGDYLRRERYGAAFRDLHLLPMTCALWSLPAARALEFPARYLVRFMANHQMLQVSARPQWRVVDGGSDRYITAMRSRWSVRERPGCGVTGLRRDAQGVWVRHDWGLERFDHAVMACHSDQALALLEDADPRERDILGAIGYQTNEAVLHTDARLLPRRRKAWAAWNAYVPADPGAGCTVSYCMNLLQGLDAPEPVVVTLNRSADIDPAKVLARMRYAHPVHDPAAVAAQQRKAQIQGRRRTWFAGAYWGWGFHEDGMRSAVEVAQGLGAASGARFALAPHLDAGPRTDSQEAA, from the coding sequence ATGCGCATCGCCGTCGTAGGTTCCGGCATCGCCGGCCTGGCCAGCGCCTGGCTGCTGCACCGCGAGCACGAAGTGGTGCTGTTCGAGCGCGACCCGCGCCTGGGCGGACACACCGATACCCACGACGTGCGCCTGCACGGGCGCGACTATCGCGTCGATACCGGCTTCATCGTGTTCAACCCGATCCACTACCCGCTGCTGAGCCGTCTGTTCGAGGAACTCGGCGTGGCGTCGCGGCCGACCACGATGAGCTTCTCGGTGCAGTGCCAGCGCAGCGGCCTGGAATACAACGCGACCGATCTGGACTCGTTGTTCTGCCAGCGCCGCAACCTGCTCTCGCCGCGCTTCTGGGGCATGGTGCGCGATCTGACCCGCTTCTACCGGCATGCGCCGGAACTGCTGGAACAAAGCGGCCCCGGACCGAGCCTGGGCGACTACCTGCGGCGCGAACGCTACGGCGCCGCGTTCCGCGACCTGCACCTGCTGCCGATGACCTGCGCGCTGTGGTCGTTGCCGGCCGCGCGCGCGCTGGAGTTTCCCGCGCGCTATCTGGTCCGGTTCATGGCCAACCACCAGATGCTGCAAGTCTCGGCGCGGCCGCAGTGGCGCGTCGTCGACGGCGGTTCCGACCGCTACATCACCGCGATGCGTTCGCGCTGGAGCGTGCGCGAGCGGCCCGGCTGCGGCGTGACCGGCCTGCGCCGCGACGCGCAGGGCGTGTGGGTCCGCCACGACTGGGGCCTGGAGCGGTTCGATCACGCGGTAATGGCCTGCCACAGCGACCAGGCCCTGGCCCTGCTCGAAGACGCCGACCCGCGCGAGCGCGACATCCTCGGCGCGATCGGCTATCAAACCAACGAAGCGGTGCTGCACACCGACGCGCGCCTGCTGCCGCGCCGGCGCAAGGCCTGGGCGGCCTGGAACGCCTACGTGCCGGCCGATCCCGGCGCGGGCTGCACGGTCAGCTATTGCATGAACCTGTTGCAAGGCCTGGACGCGCCCGAACCGGTGGTGGTCACGCTCAACCGCAGCGCCGACATCGATCCGGCGAAAGTCCTCGCGCGCATGCGCTACGCGCATCCGGTCCACGACCCGGCCGCGGTCGCCGCGCAACAGCGCAAGGCGCAGATCCAAGGGCGTCGCCGCACCTGGTTCGCCGGCGCCTACTGGGGCTGGGGCTTCCACGAAGACGGGATGCGCTCGGCGGTGGAAGTGGCGCAGGGCCTGGGCGCGGCGTCGGGCGCGCGCTTCGCGCTGGCGCCGCACCTGGATGCGGGGCCGCGCACCGATTCGCAAGAGGCGGCATGA
- a CDS encoding acyl-CoA desaturase, which translates to MRTRSPLPPGSPAPIASRRGALDGALRTARRWVDTESEAPGAAAGGERDERVDWLRAAPFVAMHLGCLGAWWTGVSPIALAVAAALYVVRMFALTGFYHRYFSHRTFRASRPVQFAFAVIGASSVQRGPLWWAAHHRHHHRHTDTAQDPHSPVQRGFWRSHMLWFLTPQAFRTDLSRVPDLAAFPELRWLDRYDTLVPALLALGLFALGAALQAVAPQLGTGAWQMLVWGFFVSTTVLFHATVTINSLAHRYGRRRFATGDNSRNNLWLALLTFGEGWHNNHHFFPGSARQGFRWWEIDLTYYGLRLLAAVGLVRDLKPVPAWVLERARD; encoded by the coding sequence ATGCGAACGCGTTCTCCGCTTCCACCCGGCTCCCCGGCACCGATCGCGTCCCGACGCGGCGCGCTCGACGGCGCGCTGCGCACGGCGCGGCGCTGGGTCGATACCGAAAGCGAAGCCCCCGGCGCCGCGGCCGGCGGCGAGCGCGACGAGCGGGTCGACTGGCTGCGCGCCGCGCCGTTCGTGGCGATGCATCTGGGCTGCCTGGGCGCATGGTGGACCGGCGTTTCGCCGATCGCGCTGGCGGTCGCCGCCGCGCTGTACGTCGTGCGCATGTTCGCGCTGACCGGTTTCTACCATCGCTATTTCTCCCATCGAACGTTCCGCGCCTCGCGGCCGGTGCAGTTCGCCTTCGCGGTGATCGGCGCGTCGAGCGTGCAGCGCGGCCCGCTGTGGTGGGCGGCGCATCACCGCCACCACCATCGCCATACCGACACCGCGCAAGACCCGCATTCGCCGGTCCAACGAGGGTTCTGGCGCAGCCATATGCTGTGGTTTCTGACGCCGCAAGCGTTCCGGACGGACCTGTCCCGCGTGCCCGACCTGGCCGCGTTCCCGGAACTGCGCTGGCTCGACCGCTACGACACGCTGGTGCCGGCGCTGCTCGCGCTCGGCCTGTTCGCACTGGGCGCCGCATTGCAGGCCGTCGCGCCGCAGCTCGGCACCGGCGCCTGGCAAATGCTGGTGTGGGGATTCTTCGTATCGACCACGGTGTTGTTCCACGCGACGGTCACGATCAATTCGCTCGCCCACCGCTACGGCCGCCGCCGTTTCGCTACCGGCGACAACAGCCGCAACAACCTGTGGCTGGCGCTGCTGACCTTCGGCGAGGGCTGGCACAACAACCATCACTTCTTCCCCGGCAGCGCCCGTCAGGGATTCCGCTGGTGGGAGATCGACCTGACCTACTACGGCTTGCGCCTGCTCGCCGCAGTGGGATTGGTGCGCGATCTCAAACCCGTGCCCGCGTGGGTGCTCGAACGAGCGAGGGACTGA
- a CDS encoding DUF1365 domain-containing protein, with protein sequence MNAAADSTLHSAIYEGSVRHRRHHPRAHAFGYRMAQLYLDLDEVERVFERRWLWSTRRGNLGRFRREDYLGPHSLPLAQAVRERVRQHCGREPRGPIRLLTHPRYCGYVFNPVSFYYCFGEDGRALDCIVAEITNTPWGERHAYVLDAESAQRRGRARLWTFDKQFHVSPFMPMAMRYAWRFTDPGPDLFVHMDVYDRDRREFDATLRLQRRPCDGAALARLLWRYPLMTAQIVGAIHWQALRLWLKRNPVHDHPRRERGHA encoded by the coding sequence ATGAACGCCGCCGCCGACAGCACGCTGCACAGCGCCATCTACGAAGGCAGCGTGCGCCATCGCCGCCATCATCCGCGCGCGCATGCGTTCGGCTACCGCATGGCCCAGCTGTATCTGGACCTGGACGAAGTCGAGCGGGTGTTCGAACGCCGCTGGCTGTGGTCGACGCGGCGCGGCAACCTCGGCCGCTTCCGCCGCGAGGACTATCTCGGCCCGCACAGCCTGCCGCTGGCGCAAGCGGTGCGCGAGCGGGTCCGCCAGCACTGCGGCCGCGAACCGCGCGGGCCGATCCGCCTGCTGACCCATCCGCGCTACTGCGGCTACGTGTTCAATCCGGTCAGCTTCTACTACTGCTTCGGCGAGGACGGGCGCGCGCTCGATTGCATCGTCGCCGAAATCACCAACACGCCCTGGGGCGAGCGCCACGCCTACGTACTCGACGCCGAATCCGCGCAGCGGCGCGGCCGCGCGCGGCTGTGGACGTTCGACAAGCAGTTCCACGTTTCGCCGTTCATGCCGATGGCGATGCGCTACGCCTGGCGCTTCACCGATCCGGGCCCGGACTTGTTCGTGCACATGGACGTGTACGACCGCGACCGGCGCGAGTTCGACGCCACCTTGCGCCTGCAGCGGCGGCCGTGCGACGGCGCGGCGCTGGCGCGGCTGCTGTGGCGCTATCCGCTGATGACCGCGCAGATCGTCGGCGCGATCCACTGGCAGGCGCTGCGGCTGTGGCTCAAGCGCAACCCCGTCCACGACCATCCGCGCCGCGAGCGAGGCCACGCATGA